The bacterium genomic sequence TCAATACCATATCAAATCTAACCATGACTCCTTATCCTATATGTCAACTTTGATTATATATATTTGTTTTAAGTTATGTGTGGAAATATGAATTGCAAATATTTCATTTTATAATGGTTCGTTAAGATAAGTAAACCTCAAAGAACTTTAATGGTTCTTTCGAAAATCAAGTCGTACTTTAGGCTTGCGCCTAAAACAGTTAGATTGGAAAATGAAACTAATTTAAAGCCCTTCAAAGCGTTATTTTTAATGTGTTCTATTATGTTACCTGTTGTAGTTAAAATTTTATATTCTACTGTAACACCTTTATCCTCCAATCTATCTTCATCTCTTTCAAATATAATATCATACTTAATTGTTGAACCAAAAACATTACTTGCTGAATAAGCAATGACTCTCCATCCGTCTCTTGCAGCATCATTCATGCTATCCAGGATATTTTTCATTAAAGATAAATGTTTATATTCCTTCATTTAATAATACTCCTTTCATGTGAAAATACTCCATTTTTCTTTTTTTATAA encodes the following:
- a CDS encoding DUF4177 domain-containing protein; this translates as MKEYKHLSLMKNILDSMNDAARDGWRVIAYSASNVFGSTIKYDIIFERDEDRLEDKGVTVEYKILTTTGNIIEHIKNNALKGFKLVSFSNLTVLGASLKYDLIFERTIKVL